tgaaggaacaggacataatgctggtaatatgaaggaacagggtcataatgccggtaatatgaaggaatagggacgcaattctggtaatatgaagaaacagggacgtaatgccgataatataaaggagcagggacgtaatgccggtaatatgagggaatagggacataatgccggtaatatgaaggaatagggatgcaatttcggtaatatgaaggagcagggacgtaatactggtaatatgaagaaacagggacgtaatgccgataatatgaaataGCAGGGAGGTAACgccggtaatattaaggaacagggacataatgcctgtaagatgagggaacagggacatattaccggcattatgtccctgtaccctcctataatgcctgtaatatgaaggaacaggaaaataatgccggtaatatgaaggaacagggacataatgtctgtaatatgaaggaacagggacgtattgccggtaatatgaaggaatagggacgtaattccggtaatatggaggaacaggcacataatgccggttcaaatgagggaacagggacataatgccggttaggTGAGGgaccagggacaaaatgccggtaatatgagggaacagggacataatgcctgtaatatgaaggaacagggacaaaatgcctgtaatatgaaggaagagggacataatgctggtaatatgaaggaacagaaacataattccggtaatataaaggaatcgggacgcaattctggtaatatgaaggaacagggacgtaatgccgataatatgaaggaacagggacataatgtctgtaatatgagagaacagggacataaagccggtaatatgaaggaacagggacataatgtctgtaatatgagagaacagggacataaagccggtaatatgaaggaacagggacatgaagcctgtaatatgaaggatcagggacataatgcctgtaatatgagggggcagggacattatgccggtaatatgaaggaacagggacataatgccggtaaaatgaaggaacagggacataatgcctgtaatatgaaggaacagggacataatgccggtacgatgagggaacagggacacaaaaaaagcctgtaatatgaaggaacagggacgtaaagcctgtgatatgaaggaacagggacataattcctgtaatatgaaagtacaaggacataatgtgggtaagatgaaggaacagggacaaaatgccggtaagatgagggaacagggacaaaatgccggtaagatgagggaacagggacgtaatgcagataatatgaaggagcagggacataatgccgataatatgaaggaacagggacgtaatgctggtaatatgaaggagcagggacataatgccgataatatgaaggaactgggacgtaatgccgataatatgaaggagcagggacgtaatgccgttaatatgaaggaacagggacgtaattccggtaatatgaaggaacaggcacataatgccggttcaaatgagggaacagggacataatgccgttaagatgagggaacagggacataatggcagttatagaaggaacagggacataatgccgataatatgaaagaacaaggacataatgcttattatatgaaggaacagggacaaaatgcctgtaatatgaaggaacagggaaataatgcatgtaatatgaaggaacagggacgtattgccggtaatatgaaggaatagggacgtaattccggtaatatggaggaacaggaacgtaatgccggtaagatgaaagaacagggacataatgccggtaagataagggaacagggacaaaatgccggtaagatgagggaacagggacataatgccggtagtatgaaggaacagggacgtaattccggtaatatggaggaacaggaacgtaatgccggtaagatgaaagaacagggacataatgccggtaagataagggaacagggacaaaatgccggtaagatgagggaacagggacgtaatgccggtagtatgaaggaacagggacgtaatgccggtaatatgaaggaacagggacgtaatgccggtaagataagggaacagggacataatgccgttaatatgaaggaacagggacgtaatgccagttcaaatgagggtacagggacataatgccggtaagatgagggaacagggacataatgccggtacgatgaaggaacagggacctaatgcctgtaatatgaaggaacaaggacataatgcctgtaagatgagggaacagggacgtattgtcggtaatatgaaggaacagggaaataatgctggtaatatgaaggaacagggacgtattgtcggtaatatgaaggaatagggacgtaattccggtaatatggaggaacaggcacataatagcggttcaaatgagggaacagggacataatgccggttagctgagggaacagggacttaatgccggttatatgaaggaacagggacataatgccggtaatatgaggaaacagggacataatgccggtaatatgaaggaacagggacaaaatgcctgtaatatgaaggaacaggacataatgctggtaatatgaaggaacagggacataatgccagtaatatgaaggaatagggacgcaattccggtaatatgaaggaactgggacgtaatgctggtaatatgaaggaacagggacgtaatgccgataatatgaaggaacaggcacataatgccggttcaaatgagggaacagggacataatgccggtaatatgaaagaacaaggacataatgcctgtaatatgaaggaacagggacataatgccagtaatatgaaggaatagggacgcaattctggtaatatgaaggaacagggacgtaatgctggtaatatgaagaaacagggacttaatgccgataatatgaaggagcagcgacgtaatgccggtaatatgagggaacagggacatattaccggcattatgtccctgtatccTCCTAAagtggacataatggcagtaatatgaaggaacagggacgtaatgctggtaatataaagtaacagggaaataatgccggtaatatgaaggaacagggacataatgcctgtaatatgaaggaacagggacataatgcctgtaatatgattgaacagggacgtaatgccggtaatatgattgaacagggacgtaatgccggtaagatgaaggaacagggacataatgccaaaaagatgagggaacagggacaaaatgccggtaagatgagggaacagggacattatctcggtagtatgaaggaacagggacgtaatgccggtaatatgaaggaacagtgacgtaatgccggtaagatgaaggaacagggacaacatattcctgtaatatgaaggaacaggacataatgccggtaatatgaaggaatagggacgcaattctggtaatatgaaggaacagggacgtaatgctggtaatatgaagaaacagggacgtaatgccgataatatgaaggagcagggacgtaatgccggtaatatgagggaacagggacataatgcctgtaatatgaaggaacagggacataatgccggtaagatgagggaacaaggacacaaaaagcctgtaatatgaaggaacagggacgtaatgcctgttatatgaaggaacagggacataatgcttgtaatatgaaggaacaggacataatgccggtaagatgagggaacagggacgtaatgcagataatatgaaggagcagggacataatgccgataatatgaaggaacagggacgtaatgccgataatatgaaggaacagggacgtaatgccgataatatgaacgaacagggacataatgccgataatatgaaggaacggggacgtaatgccgataatatgaaggaacagggacgtaatgccgataatatgaaggaacaggcacataatgccggttcaaatgagggaacagggacataatgccggtaagatgagggaacagggacataatgccggtaagatgaaggtacagggacttaatgccggttatatgaaggaacagggacataatgccggtaatatgaaagaacaaggacataatgcctgtaatataaaggaacagggacaaaatgcctgtaatatgaaggaacaggacaaaatgctggtaatatgaaggaacagggacataatgcctgtaatatgaaggaatagggacgcaatgctggtaatatgaaggaacagggacgtaatgctggtaatatgaagaaacagggacttaatgccgataatatgaaggagcagggacgtaatgcctgtaatatgagggaacagggacataatacctgtaatatgaaggaacagggacataatgcctgtaatatgaaggaacagggacgtattgccggtaatatgaaggaacagggacgtaatgccggtaatatgaaggaatagggacgtagttccggtaagatgaaggaacagggacataatgcaaaaaagatgagtgaacagggacaaaatggcggtaaaatgagggaacagggacataatgccggtaatatgaaagaacagggacaaaattcctgtaagatgaaggaacagggacatgatgccggtaatatgaaggaacagggacataatgccggtaatatgaaggaataggtacaaaatgcctgtaatataaaggaacagagacataatgcctgtaagatgaagaaacagggacgtaatgccgataatatgaaggagcagggacgtaatgccggtaatatgagggaactgggacataatgtctgtaatattaaggaacagggacataatgcctgtaagatgaggaacagggacatattaccggcattatgtccctgtaccctcctacagtgaacataatgccggttatatgaagtaacagggaaattatgccggtaatttgaaggaacagggacgtattgccggtaatatgaaggaacagggacgtaatgccggtaatatgaaggaatagggacgtaattccggtaatatagaGGAACAGGCAGATAATTCCGGttaaaatgagggaacagggacataatgccggtaaggtgagggagcagggacataatagcgtcctagaagcagcaggctgaattgggtcttagaccagggaATGTTAATGTGAAGGGAAAGAGTACCTTAGTGCTATACTTGCTGGCGAGTGATCCTCCGGCAGTAATACAcctcgtagcggcgctgccggacgccgtttgtgccgatgcctgcacgtacaggagtggcagaaacaccgctgaatatccgctcagttgctcatagcgctgtataagcgcccgagcagtggatcaaacagcggacttgcggtgttgcttcttcggcgtccagcttgctgctgggcaacgtgctttccgcaatccttggagagagggccagtgttttcttagctgctgtcactgctactaatgttacgagattcttacaacaaacaataaatctgttactgggaccaactttgacacaagtatcTGCTCGGCtcgtatctcattctgccggacggctgggattaataaggctgctggcaataaatctgttagcctctagtactaataatgaatctgtctgctgtcccgatataggactcactttattacagtaacgcgtgcagtttcttgcagagcaacatttagtgagacgcattcaatgaatgaaaaaggagaaactgatgcagctgatacggcattttacaagagcaaaacccaatgttggaggggccgtgttttccaagctgctctcattgctacaaatgttacgagattttcaaaactaactaccaatttgtagcaccaagttccacataagtatggacttgcattgtcttgtatgtcactttgccagactgctggtataatcgagctgctggcaatacaatgacaggaaacagaatgcacctatttctacttcgtactaacactgtgcgttgtctatacttaggactcacctcatcccactaacgcatgaagttgctgcagagtaacatttaCTGAGACGCATTCGAAGAATCCAGTGAGACTGGAAGATATAATTTAAGACACTATGTAGTCGGGGGCGGGTTGTAGATCATGAACACGAAAcactggagtagttgtactattaatgtgtcctgtacagtatagttagtgcaccaatgaggacagcgccaccatctGCACGAGGCAGTAGTGAATGTATAGGTAATGAGTAACGCAGAAGTTCTACACCCACCCACCGTACGGCTTCCTCTTCAATGTTTATCCCCGCGGTATATGAATTCATATGGCTAGATCTCTGTACAAGCAGAGCCACTTATCTGGCGCAGAACGTTTACATATCGGAGATCAGCGGTGAGAGCTCTGTTCTAAGGATCACGTGGGCGGCtcttaaaagagcctttgtggttaAATGTGGGATAAGCGGCGCTCACTTGCTCTTGGCGCTTTTGCTGCTCTCGGTCTTCTTGGGCAGCAGAACGGCCTGGATGTTGGGCAGGACGCCTCCCTGAGCGATGGTCACACCACCCAGCAGCTTGTTGAGCTCCTCGTCATTGCGCACGGCCAGCTGCAGGTGACGGGGGATGATTCGTGTCTTCTTGTTGTCCCGGGCGGCATTTCCGGCCAGTTCCAGGATCTCAGCGGTCAGATATTCCAGCACAGCGGCCAGGTAGACCGGAGCGCCGGCGCCGACCCTCTGAGCGTAGTTGCCCTTGCGGAGaagtctgtgcacacgaccgaCAGGGAACTGAAGTCCTGCCCGGGATGAGCGGGTCTTGGCTTTAGCCCGCACTTTGCCTCCTTGCTTTCCTCTTCCAGACATGTCTATTATCTGATCAGATCTAACGGCTGCGCTCCCACCGTCACTTCTTATACCCGGATGGAGCAGAGAGCTTCTTCTCTGATTGGCCGCATCTAAAACTGATATTCAACGACAGACACTGTAGCCAATGAGGAAGTAGAATATTTCTATAGACTCGCAGATAACACCACGCCCCCTCCTCTGTCTCTACCAACAGGAACATCTCCCGCCTGAACTCGAATGGAGCAGGAATAAAGCAGCAGCGGCGGCGGATTCTTCTCATTAGGCGCCAAGTAATGTGCCCCGTCCCCGCAGGAAGGACCCAAAGGCTCTTCTAAGAGCCCCCACCAAGTCTACAACAGAGCTGCCGCCTCCATCTTGTGCTTATTCGTGCGCATGTCTTTATTCCCGCTGGTCTCCCATGTCTGGAAGAGTCGTTCAGTCCGTGCAGCCGCTCCTTCATGCTGCAGGATATGGGGGAACATTCCCGGGTGTGATAGcgcagagctgctgctgctgcattagGGGCTTATCTGCGGGCTGCACGGGCTGATTCTTCTCTATCCAACGATACCGTGAAACGCACAATTCCAATGTACCAATCTCCAGTATAAAGGTGGTGACGTACAAACATGTAACACGTCTTTATTACATCCGTATCGTTCccgaattaccggcattatgtccgttcCCTAATATTAGTGCCATTATGTcccctgtaggagggtacagggacacaatgccggtaacatgTCCCTGTTACCTTATCTTccagacattatgtccttgttacttattattaccggcattacgtccctgttcctacatattaccgcattatgtccctattctattacaacgtgtagaagaaaccagagactgctccaataaccaggcatagacaccagagtctgctccacttgtattacaatacccggctcagaggagacaccagagtctgctccacttgtattacaatacccggcacagaggagacaccagagtctgctccacttgtattacaatacccggcacagaggatacaccagagtctgctccgcctgtattacaataaccaccCTTTATCCAGTCCTCGCCAGTGTGATTGCTTGTTCTCTATCGGCGTCAAGCAGTTTCCCTGGCAACTATGTTATAAATCTGactactaccctcatcattgttaTTTACAGATGTCCCGTCTCCTAATGTACAATGTTCCGTTTCTTCTGGACAGTGTGATATTGGGACGGGTCATATGCCCGCAGGATCAGTGTCCCGGCTTCCTCACACGCGGCAATGTCCCTCCCTGTCCGGCAGCCACATAATGTATGAAGCAGCATCTGCACCGACACGAGAGCGGCCGCACATAGAACAGGGGGACTAGCGGGAGGCCAGACAATAGCAGGCACAGCTCTGTTGTAGACAAGGTGGGTGGCTcttagaagagcctttgtgttcttaCTGCAGGGACGGGGCACATTACTTGGCGCTGGTGTACTTGGTGACGGCCTTGGTGCCCTCGGACACGGCGTGCTTGGCCAGCTCTCCAGGCAGCAGCAGGCGCACGGAAGTCTGGATCTCCCGGGAGGTGATGGTGGAGCGCTTGTTGTAGTGAGCCAGGCGGGAGGCTTCCCCTGCGATGCGctcgaagatgtcattgacgaaggaGTTCATGATGCCCATAGCCTTGGACGAGATGCCGGGGTCAGGGTGGACCTGCTTGAGCACCTTGTACACGTAAATGGCGTAACTCTCCTTCCTGCTCTTTCTCCGCTTCTTGCCGTCCTTCTTCTGTGTCTTGGTCACGGCTTTCTTGGAGCCCTTCTTGGGCGCCGGGGCAGACTTGGCGGGCTCAGGCATGATAACACACTGCGATCTACTCACAACTGAGATAATGGAATGCTTCACCCTCCCACCGCTGCTGTATTTATACACGGGCTATGCAAATGAGCAACGCTGGCTGACCGCTGTTCTACTGGAAGAGCAAGTCATGTgactgtgatcgcaatttgagtcacgttacgccttgatctccatgcaggttcaaatcaggtggggggggggcgagctgctcggagaagtaacagatacactgagacgtttctcaaggcaaaatacttctgactttatttaactgtagtggtcgcttttatagcgtcagaacaaaaacattccataacatatgagtcatctgtatattcaataaaacccattggtggaacacaaggtattcccttttatgcttaggggggttggtcaagtgattgactgcca
The nucleotide sequence above comes from Rhinoderma darwinii isolate aRhiDar2 chromosome 11, aRhiDar2.hap1, whole genome shotgun sequence. Encoded proteins:
- the LOC142663375 gene encoding histone H2A type 1-like, encoding MSGRGKQGGKVRAKAKTRSSRAGLQFPVGRVHRLLRKGNYAQRVGAGAPVYLAAVLEYLTAEILELAGNAARDNKKTRIIPRHLQLAVRNDEELNKLLGGVTIAQGGVLPNIQAVLLPKKTESSKSAKSK